In Persicimonas caeni, a single window of DNA contains:
- a CDS encoding sigma-54-dependent transcriptional regulator, producing MEALAGFCRNNDDLEAPRGAEVVHGSVHLRSSRAYRRLIPHAFATGGKAGDVVRSAELWSWVSRWRRALIIDTALLQVIIPSGDGERMDLDASHDDIELTASVRRYLDQQASHILVLPLLDLSQALAGMVTLEFDAADQIGEVFPPPALVETLQTVVDAAAPRLLTRPPRANQGFETDELLPVAGPTMTPVLELLAAFARHGETLLLSGQTGTGKSRLARWCHAQSPRADGPFEVLDLMTIPETMHMARLMGWKRGAFTGATSNVDGAVSRAHGGTLFIDEIDKLSADTQAGLLQLLEDRSYRVLGDNGGDRRADVRFIVGTNVDLMSQVEAGRFRRDLYYRIHVLPVQVPALDERSDEIADWARFMLARCSQQLDAGDWKFSESALLELEKQSWPGNLRQLDNVVRRTHIMARARGGEAAVTRADVLRALAMENPTAPSISDHLRRAAHAFVQLALTGDGHGRPLNLELADAFAGHVLDQAVKCSPSKAKAFDLVGLGNLVEHKNHYRRYRKAQEDIAALERREAQVHAMGPLASEEAKHRGAD from the coding sequence ATGGAGGCCCTCGCCGGATTCTGCCGCAACAACGACGACTTGGAGGCGCCAAGGGGCGCCGAGGTCGTCCATGGCAGCGTTCACCTGCGCTCCTCGCGCGCCTACCGGCGCCTGATCCCCCACGCCTTCGCAACCGGCGGCAAGGCCGGAGATGTGGTGCGCTCGGCGGAGTTGTGGAGTTGGGTAAGCCGATGGCGGCGAGCGTTGATTATCGACACGGCCTTGCTGCAGGTAATCATCCCGAGCGGAGACGGCGAGCGCATGGACCTCGACGCGTCACATGACGACATCGAATTGACCGCCAGCGTGCGCCGCTACCTCGACCAGCAGGCCTCCCACATTCTGGTGCTGCCGCTGCTCGACCTGAGCCAGGCTCTGGCAGGGATGGTCACCCTCGAGTTCGACGCCGCCGACCAGATCGGCGAGGTCTTTCCGCCACCAGCGCTCGTCGAGACGTTGCAGACGGTCGTCGACGCCGCCGCGCCGCGGCTGCTGACTCGCCCGCCGCGAGCCAACCAAGGCTTCGAGACCGATGAGCTCTTGCCGGTGGCCGGCCCGACGATGACGCCGGTGCTCGAGCTTCTGGCGGCCTTCGCCCGCCACGGCGAGACGCTGTTGCTGTCGGGCCAGACGGGCACGGGCAAGTCGAGGCTGGCGCGCTGGTGCCACGCGCAGTCCCCGCGCGCCGACGGGCCCTTCGAGGTGCTCGACTTGATGACCATCCCGGAGACGATGCACATGGCGAGGTTGATGGGCTGGAAGCGCGGGGCCTTTACCGGCGCCACCAGCAACGTCGACGGCGCCGTCAGCCGCGCGCACGGGGGAACGTTGTTCATCGACGAGATCGACAAGCTGTCGGCAGATACCCAAGCCGGACTGCTGCAACTGTTGGAAGACCGCTCCTACCGGGTGCTCGGAGACAACGGGGGAGACCGACGCGCCGACGTGCGCTTCATCGTGGGGACCAACGTCGACTTGATGAGCCAGGTCGAGGCCGGGCGGTTTCGCCGCGACCTGTACTACCGCATCCACGTGCTTCCGGTGCAGGTGCCCGCGCTCGACGAGCGCAGCGACGAGATCGCCGACTGGGCCCGGTTCATGCTGGCGCGTTGCAGCCAGCAACTCGACGCAGGCGACTGGAAGTTCAGCGAGTCGGCGCTGCTCGAGCTCGAAAAGCAGTCTTGGCCGGGCAACTTGCGCCAACTCGACAACGTCGTGCGACGCACCCACATCATGGCACGTGCGCGAGGAGGAGAAGCGGCGGTGACCCGCGCCGACGTGCTGCGCGCGTTGGCCATGGAGAACCCTACCGCCCCGTCGATCAGCGACCATCTGAGGCGTGCGGCCCACGCCTTCGTCCAACTCGCGCTCACCGGCGACGGGCACGGCCGCCCCCTGAATTTGGAGTTAGCCGACGCCTTCGCCGGGCACGTGCTCGACCAGGCCGTCAAGTGCTCGCCGAGCAAGGCCAAGGCCTTCGACCTGGTCGGTTTGGGCAATCTGGTCGAACACAAGAACCACTACCGTCGCTATCGCAAGGCCCAGGAGGACATCGCCGCGCTGGAGCGCCGCGAGGCACAGGTGCACGCGATGGGCCCATTGGCGTCCGAGGAGGCGAAACACCGTGGAGCCGACTGA